A part of Chloroflexota bacterium genomic DNA contains:
- a CDS encoding MFS transporter, with translation MDEPNKRPPRHVPATPCAFPGHDKVTSTQGFYNLPRREVFITLAGVMMAMFLGSLDQTVVSTAMPRIMADLGGFSHYTWVTTAYLVTSTIMMPVIGRLTDMYGRKGFYIAGIAIFLVGSVLSGLSQTLTQLIIFRAIQGIGGGIMMANAFIVIGDLFPPAERGKYQGMTTAVFGLSSVIGPTLGGFLTDNLSWHWIFYINIPLGIPIMLLFIRYFPHIRPAARKHQVDILGLMTLTVSVVTLMLGLTWAGVEYDWVSPQIIITLTIAAVMAVLFVIVESRAPEPIIPLALFRNRIFSLTMVIVFIAGFGMFGAIVFVPLYFQGVLGRSATSSGSFLVPMMLAMTVASLLSGQALSRLGGHYRIQGLIGMAIMATGVFLLSQMTVETPHTHAIFNIILVGLGIGTALPLLTIAVQNAVPYRVMGIATSSVQFFRSIGATLGLAVFGSVMASRFASELPARVPEAVKEALPPNTMSELTSNPQALVNPDAMAKLEEAFEPFGPQGAEMMQQLMHGLREALAISLTAVFLIGVVAVALGFIATIFLKELPLQKRYQIEEEGEVVTAGSPAQKVAPAQADPESADCQQQDKAHSSSQQDAKPSS, from the coding sequence ATAGACGAACCCAACAAGAGGCCACCGAGGCACGTGCCAGCAACACCCTGTGCATTTCCCGGACACGATAAGGTGACATCTACTCAGGGGTTCTACAACCTGCCACGGCGAGAGGTCTTCATCACCCTGGCCGGAGTGATGATGGCCATGTTCCTGGGGTCCCTCGACCAGACCGTGGTGAGCACCGCCATGCCCCGTATCATGGCCGATCTGGGAGGCTTCAGCCACTACACCTGGGTCACCACGGCTTACCTGGTAACCTCCACTATCATGATGCCCGTCATCGGCCGCCTGACCGACATGTATGGGCGCAAGGGGTTCTACATCGCTGGGATCGCTATCTTCCTGGTGGGCTCTGTCCTCTCCGGGCTCAGCCAGACACTAACGCAGCTCATCATCTTTCGTGCTATCCAGGGGATAGGTGGCGGCATTATGATGGCCAACGCCTTCATCGTTATAGGCGACCTGTTCCCCCCAGCAGAGCGAGGCAAATACCAGGGAATGACTACCGCAGTCTTCGGCCTGTCCTCGGTCATCGGACCGACGCTGGGCGGCTTCTTGACAGATAATCTCTCCTGGCACTGGATCTTCTATATCAACATACCTCTTGGCATCCCCATTATGCTCCTGTTCATCCGGTACTTCCCCCATATACGTCCTGCTGCACGGAAGCATCAGGTTGACATCCTGGGACTCATGACACTAACCGTGTCCGTGGTAACACTGATGCTGGGCCTCACCTGGGCCGGTGTGGAATACGACTGGGTCTCGCCGCAGATTATTATCACGCTGACCATCGCGGCAGTGATGGCCGTTCTCTTCGTGATAGTGGAGTCACGTGCCCCCGAACCCATCATACCACTGGCCTTGTTCCGCAACCGCATCTTCAGTCTTACCATGGTCATCGTGTTCATTGCCGGTTTTGGGATGTTTGGTGCCATTGTCTTTGTCCCCCTGTACTTCCAGGGTGTCCTTGGCCGCTCCGCCACCAGCAGCGGTAGCTTCCTTGTTCCCATGATGCTTGCCATGACGGTAGCCAGCCTGCTGTCAGGGCAAGCCTTGTCCCGCCTTGGCGGTCACTACCGTATCCAGGGCCTTATCGGGATGGCTATCATGGCAACAGGGGTTTTCCTCCTATCACAAATGACCGTGGAGACGCCCCACACCCACGCCATTTTCAACATAATCCTGGTGGGTTTAGGGATTGGCACCGCTCTTCCGTTACTCACCATTGCCGTGCAAAACGCTGTTCCCTACCGCGTTATGGGGATAGCTACCTCTTCGGTACAGTTCTTCCGCTCCATTGGCGCCACGCTCGGCCTGGCCGTCTTCGGTTCGGTTATGGCGAGTCGCTTCGCCTCTGAGCTACCAGCCCGGGTGCCTGAAGCAGTGAAAGAGGCGCTTCCCCCCAACACCATGTCTGAGCTGACGAGCAACCCCCAGGCGCTGGTAAACCCTGATGCCATGGCAAAGCTTGAGGAAGCATTCGAGCCGTTTGGGCCCCAGGGAGCAGAGATGATGCAGCAACTAATGCACGGCCTCAGAGAGGCGCTGGCAATATCCCTCACTGCCGTCTTCCTTATCGGTGTGGTCGCAGTGGCACTGGGTTTCATAGCCACCATATTTCTCAAGGAGCTGCCCTTGCAGAAGCGTTACCAGATAGAAGAGGAAGGCGAGGTCGTTACTGCTGGCTCTCCTGCCCAGAAAGTGGCTCCCGCCCAGGCGGACCCTGAGTCAGCCGATTGCCAGCAGCAAGACAAGGCTCACAGCTCCAGCCAGCAGGATGCAAAGCCCTCCTCCTGA